ACCTAAGCGGACCAACATCGTCGTGACCCGACAAACGACGCCAATTGAAGGAGTCACCCTGGTTAACGGGGTCAACGCCCTGACCGACTTGTTAGCCAATTACGGTGAAGACGAGGAGGTCTTCATCATTGGGGGCGCCCACCTCTTTGCCAGTACCATGTCTTTAGCGACCGTCTTGTACCGAACGGTTGTTGAAGGAGACCACCACGGCGACGTAAAAATGGCGCCCATCGACTATCGCACCTGGCAAAAAGTCGCTGAGCGCCATCTTCAAGCGACCGAGTCGGACCCGGCCTGCACCTTTGAAAAGTGGGTCTTAAACGTAAAGCAAAATTGAAAAATACATCAGGATCGTGCCACCTAAAACGAAGAGGTGCCAGATCAAGTGGGTGTATTGGGTGGGAAAGCTGTACAAAACTGCGCCCAGCGTGAAGGTAAT
The nucleotide sequence above comes from Limosilactobacillus fermentum. Encoded proteins:
- a CDS encoding dihydrofolate reductase; this encodes MVKIAFIWAEDEAGWIGKDNDMPWHLSADLKHFKHLTSGHPVIMGKNTYLSLGRPLPKRTNIVVTRQTTPIEGVTLVNGVNALTDLLANYGEDEEVFIIGGAHLFASTMSLATVLYRTVVEGDHHGDVKMAPIDYRTWQKVAERHLQATESDPACTFEKWVLNVKQN